ATCCTAAAGCCGCTATTTCCTTTGGCGAGACAGCTTTTAGTGTGAACGTGGAAAATATGACTTTGGACGCGATTGGCAAGATGACCTACACCGGTAAAATTACAGAAGCGGGTAAAAAAACAGCGCTGCAAAAAATAAACTGGGAAAATCGTTCCATGGCACCTAACTCGAATTTTGATTTGGTCTTTGCAATGAACGATCAAGAAATTAAACCAGGCGCCTATCAGCTTCACTTGCAAGTAACCGACGGCAAAGGCAATGTCTGGCAAGTAAACGAGTCTTTTACAGTGAGCAGTAAAAACGCCAAAGAAGTTAACAGTGCGATTATTCCGGTGGCAGCTAGTTCTCAGACACCGCCATGGCTGTATGGACTAGTCGGTGCGTTGGCAGCGTTGTTAGTTTTAGTAAGTGGTGTTTTACTAAAATCTCGCCGCCCGCAAGCTAAGGCCATCAAAGAATTAAACAGCTAAAAATATCTTTTAAAGTGGTAGCCGTGTTGACAAGTCAGCACCGCTACCATTTTTTAGAAAAAAAAGACCGGCAAAATGAAAGGCGGTAGCAAAAAAAGTTAGCTTTGTCGTCTAACTTTTTGCTACTTTCACCATTTCTGCCAAGTCTTTTTACTATTTTACTTGTTTTCCGTTGAAGTAACTGGCCGAAACCGGAATTTTACGGGCGACAAATTCTGCCGTAGAGTCAGCGTTTACTAAAGTGAAATTAGCTGCCATCCCCACTTTAAGCCAGCCGTCTAAAGCCAGCGCTTTTTGGCCGGTTACAAGTTCCAAACTTTCGGTTAATTCTTCTTGTGATAGTTGGTCAAAAATTTCAGCATAGCGATTTAATTTATCCATCACATCACCATTGCCAAAAGGTGACCAGCAATCATAGATGTTATCGCAGCCAATAAAGGTTTTGACACCGGCAGCTTTTAGTTTGGTTAATGGTGGAATAACAAAATTTAAAGGAATGCTGGAAATAATCGTAATCCCATTTTCTGCTAAGGCACTAAAAAGTTCATCTTGTTCTGTACCAGCTAAGTCTCTTAAACCATAAGCGTGACTAATCGTTACTTTATTTTGCCAGTTTGCTTCTTTGGTCAGCTCCAACAATTTAGAAAAGAATGCCCGCGCATTATCACCGCGTTCGTGAATGTGTAAATCCATGGGCACATTAAATTGAGTGGCTAATTCAAAAGTTTGATTTAAAGAAAGAGCTAAGTTTTGGTCAAGGGAGACCGGATCGACCCCGCCAACTAAAGTAGCACCATTGCGCAGCGCTGTTTTCATCTCATCATAGGCATCAGATAAAAGCAGACCATGCTGCGGAAAAGCAACCAATTCATAATCCAATTTATCAGTATACGCACTTAAAACTTTTTGCGCAGATTCCAAGTAGCGTTGGCCAACCTTGGGATGAATGTCGATGTGGGAGCGAAAATGAGTTACACCATGAGCCAGCTCTAATTCAATTAAGTTTTTCATGCGCTCTTCAAAAGATAAAGGCGCACTTTCTAAATATTCAAATTCTTTGGTAAAACGCTGCACCAAGCTATCAGCTGGTTCAACGGGATACCAAGGAATCCCTAATTTACTTTTATCAAAATGCACATGCATTTCGCGTAACTGCGGTAGGACTAAAGCATTTTTACCATCAATTATGGCGCTTTTAGGATCAAAAGATTCCTCTGAATCACTAACAGCAGTAATCACACCATCTTCAAAAGTAATCGCTACTTTTTTGGTCTTGGTTCCATAAGTGAAACCAGCGTTTTTTAGATAATCTGTTTCAATTCTGACGTTCTGAAGTACAGTTTTCATAATACACCTCGCTTATTTTTCATAAGGGTACTCCAAAGACAAATAAAAAGCGAATTTTTGCTTTCAGGTGTTTTTTTACGCCGCAAAAAAGAGGTAAGCAAGCAAATGTTTCACATGAAACTTTTTTGTCACATTTTTTGTTACAATAAAAAGTTGATTTTACAGCAGTAGACATGAAAAAAAGCTTAAGGCGTAACAGTCAGGTTATGGCTTATTTTCATCTTCAGCGGCTGCTTGCAGCTTTTGCCTTAAAGTGGTCATTTTTTCGTTGGCTTCTTCAAATAAGGCGGGAATTTGCTTAAGTAATTGGCTAGTGACACCCAGTGCATCTTGCGTTGCATGAGGCGTTAAGACAGTGGTGCTGGCGGCAAAATTTTTGGACAGCTCACGAACGATCGCCTGTGTTTTAGCCAAGACTTCTGGCGGCAAAGCGCTGGCGGAATAAGAGGCAAACAGTGTGCTGGTAGCCGTAATCGTAGCGCTGTATTGTAGCACCCACGTGAATAAATACTGTAAATCAACTTCTGAAATCGTGTTATTGTAAATGGCAGTCAAAGTCGTTAAAATTGGTGCGGTAACAGAAGCTGGCACAAGTTTAGTTAAAGAAAGATTTTTAACTGCTAGTTGCGGGTTTTGCGCTAAATCAAAACGGTAGCATAAATAGAGCAATTCTTGGATGCTGCTGGCAACAAAAGCCCCAGTTTTTTTATCCGTTTGATAAATTTTGGTTTCAGCGAATGTTTTTAATAAGTCGGTGCCACATTTTAAAGCAGAAGGTGCGACATAAAGGCGAAAATAGGAGCTCTCACTGGTAAGAATACCGTCTAAAATTGATTTTTGTATTTTGGTACTAGTAAACTCGGCGTTAAAATCCGCTTCTTTTAGCTGATTTAATTTTTTTACGGCGTCTTTTTTTACCCGTGCCGTTAAGACGGCTTGTTTATTTTCCGCTTGAAAACCAACCTGGGCAAAATAATGCAGGGAAAAAAAGTTATTTTGGTAGAGGCATTCATTTAAATCAGCTAACAAAATCTCGTTGCCTGCATTTTGAATAAGCCAAGAGGTTAGCGTTTGTTTTAATAATTCTGCTTGCGTGGGTTCTTTTTTAAAAAAAGCCATGGGCTTACCTCCTTGTCTGATTTTTTATGATGCTTCTATTTTAGTCGAAAAAGCTGTTAATTAACAAATGATTCACTAAGAGCATTTTGCAAGTGGTATAATGATTGCAATCACGTTGGGGTTTTAGGTTTGGCTGGTAACAGGAGGTGGGCAAATTCGTTGGCAGATTATCAAATGGAAAAAACGTTAGGCAAATGCTTTCGGACAACGAAAGAAAGTTTTACTGGTAGTGTCAGGATTTTTGGCAGCTGGTATGATTATAGAGTGGTTGCAGGTTTGCCGGCAGTTGGGGATATGTTAGAAGTTATCGACTACACTCCTAATGCACTATTGGTAAAAGTGAACAATACATTATACGAAAGTGATGTGAATTACATTGGCAATTTTTAGTATCTTTTTTGTTATCTTATTGATTGGTTTAATTATTTTAATTTTGTCGCAAATGATTATTATCGTCGAGCAAGGGGAAGTCAAAGTCGTTGAAAGCTTTGGGAAGTATGTGAAATCGCTTGATCCGGGTTTACATTTTTTGATCCCCGTTTTGTACAACGTCAAGCAGCGGGTTTCTTTAAAACAAATTCCGATTCAAATTGATCCGCAAAGCGTAATCACAAAAGACAATGTTATCGTTGAAATTGATGAAGCGATTAAATATCACGTAACCGACGTCCGTGCTTTTGTGTACGATAACCAAAATTCTGTAGTTTCCATGATCCAAGATTGTCAGTCTAATTTACGGGGCATCATTGGGAAAATGGATTTAAACGAAGTCTTAAATGGGACCGAAGAAATCAATGTAGCGCTATTTGAAAGTGTCAAAGATATTACGGCGGGCTACGGCTTGTCCATTGACCGCATTAATATTGGGGAAATTTCAGTTTCCGATGAAATCGTGAATTCCATGAACAAGCTCATCACAGCTAGCCGCGACAAAGAATCCTTGATCACAATTTCAGAAGGTAAAAAACAATCTGTCATTTTGGACTCTGAAGCCAAAGCCTCTGAGATGGAAATTGATGCCGCCGCGCGGGCCAAGCAAACCAAAATTGATGCCACTGCCAGAGCGGAGCGCATTAAAATCGATGCCGCTGCTGAAGCCGAGCGCATTCGCGTCGTAACAGAAGCTGAAAAACAACGTATTAAAGAGATCAACCAAGCCATCCAAGAGAGTGAATTGGATGAAAAAATGTTATCTTATTTAGGCATTGAAGCCTTTAAACACGTGGTGGAAAATAATCACAATACGGTTATCCTACCAAGTAACTTAACGGAAATCGGCAATATTCCAGCCATTAAACAAGTTTGGGACGCAACCGATAAAAAATAAAGCAAAAAAGTGATGATACGTCTGGGTATCATCACTTTTTTTGTTTCACGCTTATTTAAGCTTGTAAATCCCGATGGAGCTGAATGGTATTTTTGGCCCAATTTATTTTGTCTAAGCGATAAGGAAAATCACCGGATACGGTGTAACTTCCTGGGGTGGGAACATTTATTTTTTGCATGCGGGCGTTGCCTTTGGCCAAATAACCTGTACCAAGTTTTAACATATCTCGTAAGCCGAGATTGCTTTTGGTGTGCTCTTTGACTGTACCCAAATTTTGCGTAATAGCGCTAAGACTGGGCGTGACGGTCTTCCATTTCATAAAACGAATCAAATCTTCCTGGCGGCTAAAAACGTCAAAAGACTTATCTTCGTCAATTTGATAGCTAATATAGGCGTCAATTTCTGTCAAAGACAACTTTTGCGGACCTAATAAAAATTTTTGTCCGTTTTTTAAAGCGGTAAAATCTTTTTCAACTGTAATCGTTAAGGTGCCATCTGTATCCAGACCGGCTTCTTTAATCGCGGCTAATCCCTCTTCTTTTTTCAAGATGAAGTATTTTGTTACCGACTGAGAAAATGCAACCGAGAAGTATTTTAAAAAATCAGTGATCGAATTTTTAACATACAATTCTCCCAAGGTAATGTTGTGGAGCATGATTTCAGGACTAACGCGCCATAAAGAACCCTTATCCTGCAAATCATAAACAAAAAAAGTTGAAAAAATACCGTCATCAAAAATAAATAAAACTTTCATGGGTTTTCTCCTTATACAGTGCAATTTATTAAAATTCCGTCTTAATGCTCAAAAGCCAAACTCTTGAAAAATTTGAAGAACAATTTATCAAGAGTTCATCTTATTGCTTGAGAGCTGACCAAGTTCCTAAAGCTTTTCTATTTGTCTAGCTTCATGTACCAACTCTGCGGGAAAAATTCAAAAATTCGCTTCTGGTAAGGAACACCAGAAGTCAAATTTCCGACATTTTTCCACAGAGCTAACCGGTACATTCCACTTTTCTACATGTCTAGTTTTAGAAACTAACTTCCTACGGCAATAAGTCAAAATTTCAAGAAATTTGAAGAACAATTTATTAAAATTCCGTCTTATTGCTTGGAAGTTAAACGAGTTTCTAAAGCTTTTCTATTTCTACTCTATCAATTTTTTTCTTTTTTGACTACCGGCGTAGGGCCGTTGCTTTTTTTAGAAAATGCGGGTATGATAACGAAGATTAGAACAAGGTGGTGGTCACATGATACGATTTGTATCTTCTGTACGCACAATTGGCTGGCAGTTAGACTGATGGCGCAGTTGTGACTTTCTTCTGCGCATCAGCGGTTTGGAGAAAGGAAAATCTTATGAATTTAGAACCTTATCAATTTTTTGCTTTAGCAAAAGACATCGACGATTTGATTAATGTCTATCAATCCGTCAATGACAAACAAACAGTCAACGCCGTACAGGCTTTAACAACTGAAAAAATTAATACCATTTTGCCGGAAGATTCTGCAAAAAAAGCAGCATTGGTGCAATTTATTTTAAATCCACATTTGACAAAAGCCGCAGCTGAACGTTATTTAAACGAATTAAAAGAACAAGTGACGCCTTTTGTTGCGCCAAGTGCTAAACAAGTGGAAAAAGTCTTTCGCAAGACGAAAAAATTGCGTTTACCAAATTTTGACGCGATGGATCTAAAAGAGCACACCTATATTGGTTGGAACGATCCGGGGCAGCAGCAAAAATTTATGCTGTATTATGAAAATGGTGCCCTAAAAGGGTTAAAAGGCAATTTTTCTAGTAATATTTTGAAAAATGTTTGTTCCATTTGTCATAAAACCAGTGAAGTGGCGCTATTTTTAGCCACGACTAAAAAAGGCGGCGACGGTACGTATACCAAACGTGGTAACTATATTTGCGTCGACAGCGACAAATGCAATCATCAACTTTATGATAAGCAACAGTTGCTAGATTTTGCTAATAAAGTAAAATAAAATTTCAGTTTATAATTTATAAATTTTAAAAGACAGAAGGATTTTTCCTTCTGTCTTTTTATTAGCCTTTT
The DNA window shown above is from Enterococcus montenegrensis and carries:
- a CDS encoding amidohydrolase family protein, with protein sequence MKTVLQNVRIETDYLKNAGFTYGTKTKKVAITFEDGVITAVSDSEESFDPKSAIIDGKNALVLPQLREMHVHFDKSKLGIPWYPVEPADSLVQRFTKEFEYLESAPLSFEERMKNLIELELAHGVTHFRSHIDIHPKVGQRYLESAQKVLSAYTDKLDYELVAFPQHGLLLSDAYDEMKTALRNGATLVGGVDPVSLDQNLALSLNQTFELATQFNVPMDLHIHERGDNARAFFSKLLELTKEANWQNKVTISHAYGLRDLAGTEQDELFSALAENGITIISSIPLNFVIPPLTKLKAAGVKTFIGCDNIYDCWSPFGNGDVMDKLNRYAEIFDQLSQEELTESLELVTGQKALALDGWLKVGMAANFTLVNADSTAEFVARKIPVSASYFNGKQVK
- a CDS encoding SPFH domain-containing protein; amino-acid sequence: MIIIVEQGEVKVVESFGKYVKSLDPGLHFLIPVLYNVKQRVSLKQIPIQIDPQSVITKDNVIVEIDEAIKYHVTDVRAFVYDNQNSVVSMIQDCQSNLRGIIGKMDLNEVLNGTEEINVALFESVKDITAGYGLSIDRINIGEISVSDEIVNSMNKLITASRDKESLITISEGKKQSVILDSEAKASEMEIDAAARAKQTKIDATARAERIKIDAAAEAERIRVVTEAEKQRIKEINQAIQESELDEKMLSYLGIEAFKHVVENNHNTVILPSNLTEIGNIPAIKQVWDATDKK
- a CDS encoding LCP family protein — its product is MKVLFIFDDGIFSTFFVYDLQDKGSLWRVSPEIMLHNITLGELYVKNSITDFLKYFSVAFSQSVTKYFILKKEEGLAAIKEAGLDTDGTLTITVEKDFTALKNGQKFLLGPQKLSLTEIDAYISYQIDEDKSFDVFSRQEDLIRFMKWKTVTPSLSAITQNLGTVKEHTKSNLGLRDMLKLGTGYLAKGNARMQKINVPTPGSYTVSGDFPYRLDKINWAKNTIQLHRDLQA
- a CDS encoding FusB/FusC family EF-G-binding protein; this translates as MNLEPYQFFALAKDIDDLINVYQSVNDKQTVNAVQALTTEKINTILPEDSAKKAALVQFILNPHLTKAAAERYLNELKEQVTPFVAPSAKQVEKVFRKTKKLRLPNFDAMDLKEHTYIGWNDPGQQQKFMLYYENGALKGLKGNFSSNILKNVCSICHKTSEVALFLATTKKGGDGTYTKRGNYICVDSDKCNHQLYDKQQLLDFANKVK